The following proteins are encoded in a genomic region of Saccharopolyspora antimicrobica:
- a CDS encoding non-ribosomal peptide synthetase yields MLSENVDRSAGVLVTANDGLDLASLRRTVSEALGVELTAADDDCNLFELGLQSMDLMRLATRLKGAGVDVTFAQLSDDPRLSAWSELVPSAEVVPPKPQPRTPAARDHDRPDQAYPLTAVQQAYLIGRDADQSLGGIGCHNYIEFDVAELDPERLERAVGALIQRHPMLRARFAEDATHRILPESPWPGLAVHDFRDRAEEEARAAALALRDRLSHRILDVARGEVIDVQLTRLPGAVDRLHFNIDLLAADLASFRLILLDLCALYDDPDGLDDITYTFGRYLEDQAEIRRAERERARPYWQQRLASLPGGPKLPLAVAPESVAAPKFVRRYFDFTAEEWPALERRAGEAGVTPAVLLATAYAMVLSRWSGDERFLLSLPLFDRDLDAHPEIDRIVGDFSGLVLLDVDLSGSDFAECARAVQKQMHEDIGHAAYTGVDVLRDFVRTDLDSPRTAPVVFSYDLSAPLIPDEFATRFGDASWMISQTPQIWLDHQIYRTPGGRVRLVWDAVEELFADGVLDAMMSAYETLVRGLLAGEWTDSFPEIPLPADQRERREEVNSTTRAITGNLLHTAFFDHAGDRSGQPALLWGEDGELAHDELARQALSIAGALSERGVGRGSYVAVVAPKGAEQIAAVLGVLAAGAAYVPIGVDQPAERRARILELSGVRVVLDGSGSLEHAGVEILPIDAAMRARPLNAPVAADPADPAYVIFTSGSTGLPKGVELSHRAAVNTVEDINERFDIGPRDRVLAVSALDFDLSVWDVFGFLAVGGAAVLVPESGRRDATEMLALCRRHSVTAWNTVPALLDMVLTAADDSPLPDTMRLALLSGDWIGLDLPGRLARASGDRCRLIALGGATEAAIWSNSFEVDGVAAGWRSIPYGKPLRNQKFRVVDGRGRDCPDWVPGELWIGGTGVALGYRGDPELTATRFPQRDGERWYRTGDLGRYWPNGDIEFLGRLDHQVKINGFRVELGEIEAALQGHPSVAQAVAVVLTEGRREVAAGVVERAPANPAEDSGNTAPSGAPSGEFLPPATDVDAESDPHRLEHRLVEALLAGVVAPLVEQRESPSVCAEQRPVVDIWLQHLTQRSVLVHRGGAVYQHGSRWAEVTDPTWLKQAREDARGTWLETVATALEWAGPLYAAIMSGDADATALLDDPVLSPEALNDLLPVTGEHLAAAARDLRARADAPSALAEWDVLSGRGTARLLAELGSDSVECTLLGSSKPVLAKAEALLREQGRTTSTAVLDAVAVDARHVHAFDAVVANNVLHRMPDPESAVATMALLLAPGGRLYLAEREYPTPLALVTALPLEARAGRFEEGRPSTDWLYGRERWIRACAAAGLSDVRVLRAEDTGEILLSADRPPQARGIDADELRRWAAEHLPEHMVPGHLAVLPALPLSANGKVDRNRIRAALEQSADRPRDVGDPPQGATEVFVAERWAKLLGVDSVGRDENFFRLGGDSLLATRFIAEVRAVRAVELPMREVMRAPTVAGLGALIDQLDTTTGDDFEEGAV; encoded by the coding sequence TTGTTATCGGAGAATGTTGACCGCAGTGCGGGCGTTCTCGTCACCGCGAACGACGGGCTGGACCTGGCATCCCTGCGCCGCACGGTGTCCGAAGCCCTGGGCGTCGAGTTGACCGCGGCCGACGACGACTGCAACCTCTTCGAACTCGGTCTGCAGTCGATGGACCTGATGCGGCTGGCGACCCGGCTCAAAGGCGCCGGCGTCGATGTCACGTTCGCTCAGCTGTCCGACGACCCGCGGCTGTCGGCGTGGTCGGAGCTGGTGCCCTCGGCCGAGGTCGTGCCGCCGAAGCCGCAACCGCGGACTCCCGCGGCCCGGGACCACGACCGACCGGACCAGGCCTACCCGCTCACGGCGGTGCAGCAGGCCTACCTGATCGGTCGCGACGCGGACCAGTCGCTCGGTGGCATCGGCTGCCACAACTACATCGAGTTCGACGTTGCGGAGCTGGATCCGGAGCGCCTCGAGCGCGCCGTCGGTGCGCTGATCCAACGCCATCCGATGCTGCGGGCGCGGTTCGCCGAGGACGCGACACACCGCATCCTGCCGGAGTCCCCGTGGCCGGGACTGGCTGTCCACGACTTCCGCGACCGCGCGGAGGAAGAGGCGCGGGCAGCGGCTCTCGCCCTCCGCGACCGGTTGTCGCACCGCATCCTGGACGTCGCCCGGGGCGAGGTCATCGACGTCCAGCTGACCCGGCTGCCCGGCGCGGTGGACCGGCTGCACTTCAACATCGACCTGCTGGCCGCCGACCTGGCCAGCTTCCGGTTGATCCTGCTCGACCTGTGCGCCCTCTACGACGATCCCGACGGTCTCGACGACATCACCTACACGTTCGGCCGCTACCTGGAGGACCAGGCCGAGATCCGCCGCGCGGAGCGCGAGCGGGCGCGCCCGTACTGGCAGCAGCGGTTGGCGTCCCTGCCGGGCGGGCCGAAGCTGCCGCTGGCGGTCGCACCCGAATCGGTCGCCGCGCCGAAGTTCGTCCGCCGGTACTTCGACTTCACCGCCGAGGAGTGGCCCGCCCTGGAGCGGCGGGCCGGTGAAGCGGGTGTGACTCCAGCGGTCCTGCTGGCCACCGCCTACGCGATGGTGCTGAGCCGGTGGAGCGGCGACGAGCGCTTCCTGCTCAGCCTCCCGCTGTTCGACCGCGACCTCGACGCGCACCCCGAGATCGACCGGATCGTGGGCGACTTCAGCGGTCTGGTGCTGCTCGACGTCGATCTGTCCGGGTCCGACTTCGCGGAGTGCGCGCGCGCAGTGCAGAAGCAGATGCACGAGGACATCGGGCACGCCGCCTACACCGGCGTCGACGTGCTGCGCGACTTCGTCCGCACCGACCTGGACTCGCCGCGCACGGCGCCGGTCGTGTTCTCCTACGACCTGTCCGCTCCGCTGATCCCGGACGAGTTCGCGACCCGGTTCGGCGACGCGTCGTGGATGATCTCCCAGACCCCGCAGATCTGGCTCGACCACCAGATCTACCGCACGCCCGGCGGGCGCGTGCGGCTGGTGTGGGACGCGGTGGAGGAGCTCTTCGCCGACGGCGTGCTGGACGCGATGATGTCGGCCTACGAGACGTTGGTCCGCGGCCTGCTGGCCGGGGAGTGGACGGACTCCTTCCCGGAGATCCCGCTGCCCGCCGACCAGCGGGAGCGGCGCGAGGAGGTCAACTCGACGACCCGCGCGATCACCGGGAACCTCCTGCACACGGCGTTCTTCGACCACGCCGGTGACCGGTCCGGGCAGCCCGCCCTGCTGTGGGGCGAGGACGGGGAGCTGGCCCACGACGAGCTGGCGCGGCAGGCGCTGAGCATCGCCGGTGCGCTGTCGGAGCGCGGTGTCGGTCGCGGCTCCTACGTCGCCGTGGTCGCCCCGAAGGGCGCCGAGCAGATCGCGGCCGTGCTCGGCGTTCTCGCCGCGGGGGCGGCGTACGTGCCGATCGGTGTGGACCAGCCGGCCGAACGCCGCGCCCGCATCCTCGAACTCAGCGGCGTCCGGGTGGTGCTCGACGGCAGCGGGTCCTTGGAGCACGCCGGTGTCGAGATCCTGCCGATCGACGCGGCGATGCGCGCCCGACCGCTGAACGCGCCGGTTGCCGCCGATCCCGCCGACCCCGCCTACGTGATCTTCACGTCGGGCTCCACGGGCCTGCCGAAGGGAGTGGAGCTCAGCCACCGCGCCGCGGTCAACACCGTCGAGGACATCAACGAACGCTTCGACATCGGACCGCGCGACCGGGTGCTGGCGGTGTCCGCACTGGACTTCGACCTCTCGGTGTGGGACGTCTTCGGATTCCTCGCGGTGGGCGGTGCCGCCGTCCTGGTGCCGGAGTCCGGCCGGCGCGACGCCACCGAGATGCTGGCGCTGTGCCGCAGGCACTCGGTCACCGCGTGGAACACCGTCCCGGCCCTGCTCGACATGGTGCTGACCGCCGCCGACGACTCGCCGCTGCCGGACACGATGCGGCTGGCCCTGCTCTCCGGCGACTGGATCGGCCTGGACCTGCCCGGGCGGCTGGCCCGCGCTTCGGGCGACCGGTGCCGGCTGATCGCGCTGGGCGGTGCCACCGAGGCCGCGATCTGGTCGAACTCGTTCGAGGTCGACGGCGTGGCCGCGGGCTGGCGGTCGATCCCGTACGGAAAACCCCTGCGCAACCAGAAGTTCCGCGTGGTGGACGGCCGCGGCCGGGACTGCCCGGACTGGGTGCCCGGCGAGCTGTGGATCGGCGGCACCGGCGTCGCGCTCGGCTACCGGGGCGATCCCGAGCTGACCGCGACCCGCTTCCCGCAGCGCGACGGCGAGCGCTGGTACCGGACCGGGGACCTCGGCCGCTACTGGCCCAACGGCGACATCGAATTCCTCGGGCGCCTGGACCACCAGGTGAAGATCAACGGGTTCCGCGTCGAGCTGGGCGAGATCGAAGCCGCGCTGCAGGGCCATCCCTCGGTGGCCCAGGCCGTGGCCGTCGTGCTCACCGAGGGCCGCAGGGAAGTGGCCGCGGGCGTGGTCGAGCGCGCCCCGGCGAATCCGGCCGAGGACAGCGGGAATACCGCTCCTTCCGGCGCACCGAGCGGCGAATTCCTGCCGCCCGCAACGGATGTCGACGCGGAGTCCGATCCGCACCGGCTCGAACACCGGTTGGTGGAGGCCCTGCTCGCGGGTGTCGTCGCACCGCTGGTCGAGCAGCGGGAATCCCCGTCGGTCTGCGCCGAACAACGTCCGGTGGTGGACATCTGGCTCCAGCACCTGACCCAGCGCTCCGTGCTGGTGCACCGTGGCGGTGCGGTGTACCAGCACGGCTCCAGGTGGGCCGAGGTCACGGACCCGACCTGGCTCAAGCAGGCGCGCGAGGACGCCCGCGGAACCTGGCTGGAGACCGTCGCGACCGCACTGGAGTGGGCCGGGCCGCTGTACGCGGCGATCATGTCCGGTGACGCCGACGCCACCGCGCTGCTGGACGATCCGGTGCTGTCGCCGGAGGCGCTCAACGATCTGCTGCCGGTGACGGGCGAGCACCTCGCGGCCGCCGCGCGCGACCTTCGGGCGCGCGCCGACGCGCCGTCGGCACTCGCGGAGTGGGATGTGCTCAGCGGTCGCGGCACCGCGCGGTTGCTGGCGGAACTCGGTTCGGACTCCGTCGAGTGCACGCTGCTCGGTTCCTCGAAACCGGTGCTGGCCAAGGCCGAGGCGCTGCTGCGCGAGCAGGGCCGTACCACGAGCACTGCGGTGCTGGACGCCGTTGCCGTCGATGCGCGGCACGTCCACGCCTTCGACGCGGTCGTGGCGAACAACGTCCTGCACCGGATGCCGGACCCGGAGTCGGCGGTGGCGACCATGGCGCTGCTGCTGGCCCCCGGCGGTCGCCTCTACCTCGCCGAACGCGAGTACCCGACGCCGCTCGCGCTGGTGACCGCATTGCCGCTGGAGGCGCGTGCGGGCAGGTTCGAAGAGGGGCGGCCGAGCACCGACTGGTTGTACGGCAGGGAGCGGTGGATCCGAGCGTGCGCCGCCGCAGGGCTCTCCGACGTCCGCGTGCTGCGCGCTGAGGACACCGGCGAGATCCTGCTCTCCGCCGACCGGCCCCCGCAGGCCCGAGGGATCGACGCGGACGAGCTGCGCCGCTGGGCGGCGGAGCACCTGCCGGAGCACATGGTCCCGGGGCACCTGGCGGTGCTGCCCGCGCTGCCGCTCAGCGCCAACGGGAAGGTCGACCGCAACCGGATCAGGGCAGCGTTGGAGCAGTCCGCTGACCGGCCGCGGGACGTGGGCGACCCACCGCAGGGCGCCACGGAGGTGTTCGTCGCCGAGCGGTGGGCGAAGCTGCTGGGAGTGGATTCGGTCGGCCGCGACGAGAACTTCTTCCGGCTCGGCGGGGACAGCCTGCTCGCGACGCGCTTCATCGCCGAGGTGCGCGCCGTCCGGGCCGTCGAACTGCCGATGCGCGAGGTGATGCGGGCACCGACCGTCGCCGGGTTGGGTGCGCTGATCGACCAGCTCGACACCACCACCGGCGACGACTTCGAGGAAGGTGCGGTGTGA
- a CDS encoding tryptophan halogenase family protein — protein MTQTDAAAKNLGDPGKTRRVVVVGGGTAGWMTASYLTAAFGDKIDVTVVESAQIGTIGVGEATFSDIRHFFEFLRLAESDWMPACNATYKLAVRFENWREPGHHFYHPFEQMGSIDGFPLSDWWLRYPRTDRFDKDCFVMASLCDAQRSPRYLDGTPVDQGVFETGHGEETARATMAEYQGAQFPYAYHFEAHLLAKFLTKYATDRGARHVVDNVVDVALDEHGFISHVKTAEHGELAGDLFVDCTGFRGLLMNKALGEPFISYQDTLPNDSAVALQVPLDMDREPLRPCTTATAQEAGWIWTIPLISRIGTGYVYASDYCEPEEAERVLREFVGPEAADVEANHIRMRIGRSRRSWVNNCVAVGLSSGFVEPLESTGIFFIHHAIEQMVKYFPSGRDNDRLRNMYNRSTANVMDGVREFLCLHYRAAKRADTQYWKDTKTRPVPEALEERLENWKYKVPDAETVYPYYHGLPPYSYNCILLGAGGFDIRHSPALDMADETAALAEFERIRLKAEKLVQELPTQNEYFAKMRENA, from the coding sequence ATGACTCAGACCGACGCTGCCGCAAAGAACCTGGGCGATCCCGGCAAGACCAGGCGAGTCGTCGTCGTTGGTGGTGGTACGGCTGGCTGGATGACCGCGTCGTACCTGACGGCCGCCTTCGGCGACAAGATCGACGTGACGGTCGTCGAATCCGCCCAGATCGGCACCATCGGGGTCGGCGAGGCGACGTTCAGCGACATCCGGCACTTCTTCGAGTTCCTGCGGCTGGCCGAGTCCGACTGGATGCCGGCCTGCAACGCCACGTACAAGCTCGCCGTCCGGTTCGAGAACTGGCGGGAGCCCGGCCACCACTTCTACCACCCGTTCGAGCAGATGGGCTCGATCGACGGGTTCCCGCTCAGCGACTGGTGGCTGCGCTACCCCAGGACGGACCGGTTCGACAAGGACTGCTTCGTGATGGCCTCGCTGTGCGACGCGCAGCGCTCGCCCCGCTACCTCGACGGAACCCCGGTCGACCAGGGCGTCTTCGAGACCGGTCACGGCGAGGAGACGGCGCGGGCGACGATGGCGGAGTACCAGGGCGCGCAGTTCCCGTACGCCTACCACTTCGAGGCCCACCTGCTGGCGAAGTTCCTGACGAAGTACGCGACCGACCGCGGTGCCCGGCACGTCGTCGACAACGTGGTGGACGTGGCGCTCGACGAGCACGGGTTCATCTCGCACGTCAAGACCGCCGAGCACGGCGAGCTCGCGGGCGACTTGTTCGTGGACTGCACGGGATTCCGCGGCCTGCTGATGAACAAGGCCCTCGGCGAGCCGTTCATCTCCTACCAGGACACGCTGCCCAACGACAGCGCGGTCGCCCTCCAGGTGCCGCTGGACATGGACCGCGAGCCGCTGCGGCCGTGCACGACGGCGACCGCGCAGGAAGCGGGCTGGATCTGGACGATTCCGCTGATCAGCCGGATCGGCACCGGGTACGTCTACGCCAGCGACTACTGCGAGCCGGAGGAGGCCGAGCGCGTGCTGCGCGAGTTCGTCGGCCCGGAGGCCGCGGACGTCGAGGCGAACCACATCCGGATGCGGATCGGCCGCAGCCGCCGCTCGTGGGTGAACAACTGCGTCGCGGTCGGCCTGTCGAGCGGGTTCGTCGAACCGCTGGAGTCGACCGGGATCTTCTTCATCCACCACGCCATCGAGCAGATGGTCAAGTACTTCCCGTCCGGGCGCGACAACGACCGGCTGCGGAACATGTACAACCGCTCGACGGCGAACGTCATGGACGGCGTGCGGGAGTTCCTCTGCCTGCACTACCGGGCCGCGAAGCGGGCGGACACCCAGTACTGGAAGGACACCAAGACGCGCCCCGTTCCCGAGGCGCTGGAGGAGCGCCTGGAGAACTGGAAGTACAAGGTGCCCGACGCGGAGACGGTCTACCCGTACTACCACGGGCTCCCGCCGTACTCCTACAACTGCATCCTGCTGGGTGCGGGCGGGTTCGACATCCGGCATTCGCCCGCGCTCGACATGGCCGATGAAACGGCCGCGCTGGCTGAGTTCGAGCGCATCAGGTTGAAGGCGGAGAAACTCGTGCAGGAACTCCCGACGCAGAACGAGTACTTCGCCAAGATGCGCGAGAACGCGTAG
- a CDS encoding tryptophan 2,3-dioxygenase family protein → MVCPADTTHSPAYGDFLRLDELLAIACVRDEADRTLFFAAHQACEIWFAVVIRHLESARAAMERGDGTEAAENLERLPNIMQVITQHFDVLSTLTSQSFDEIRGTLGTSSGFQSAQYREIEFLCGARDPRFLNISGLNPGERARLADRFEQKSLSSAFAEYRDARAAAGSPGAATSVERLHDALAAFDDSVRSWRVQHARLAEQFLGAAQGTAGSSGAAYLWRSTERSLFPEIFPQPRSGEPAARSANALS, encoded by the coding sequence ATGGTCTGTCCGGCGGACACCACGCACTCCCCGGCGTACGGGGACTTCCTCAGACTGGACGAACTCCTGGCCATCGCCTGCGTGCGCGACGAGGCGGACCGCACCTTGTTCTTCGCGGCGCACCAGGCGTGCGAGATCTGGTTCGCGGTCGTCATCCGGCACCTGGAGTCCGCGCGGGCGGCGATGGAGCGGGGCGACGGGACCGAGGCGGCCGAGAACCTCGAGCGGTTGCCGAACATCATGCAGGTGATCACCCAGCACTTCGACGTCCTCAGCACCTTGACGTCGCAGTCCTTCGACGAGATCCGGGGAACGCTCGGCACCTCGAGCGGTTTCCAGTCCGCGCAGTACCGGGAGATCGAATTCCTCTGCGGGGCAAGGGATCCCCGGTTCCTGAACATCTCCGGTCTCAACCCGGGCGAGCGCGCCAGGCTCGCCGACCGGTTCGAGCAGAAGTCGCTGTCCAGCGCCTTCGCCGAGTACCGCGACGCGCGGGCCGCGGCGGGCTCGCCGGGAGCTGCCACGTCGGTGGAGCGGTTGCACGACGCGCTGGCGGCCTTCGACGACTCGGTGCGGTCCTGGCGGGTGCAGCACGCCCGCCTGGCCGAGCAGTTCCTCGGCGCGGCGCAGGGCACGGCCGGTTCCTCCGGCGCCGCCTACCTGTGGCGCTCGACCGAGCGATCGCTGTTCCCCGAGATCTTCCCGCAGCCGCGCTCCGGCGAGCCCGCGGCGAGGAGCGCGAACGCCCTGAGCTGA
- a CDS encoding (2,3-dihydroxybenzoyl)adenylate synthase, translating into MLDGFVPWPPDFAERYRRAGYWSGSSLGQLLAERAGQHPDKVAAVDATRRVSYAELVEESDRIAAGLLGLGIGRRDRVVLHLPNAIEFLSTIFALFKLGAIPVLALPGHRRDEILHLARASDAVAYIAQDRAQGFDYRTLAREVLGDAPSLKHVVIVGEAEEFTPLAGIARSDVRELPPVDSSEVALLLLSGGTTGVPKLIPRTHDDYAYNIFACARAVQLDGSGVYLAANPVPHNAALGCPGALGALLLGGKAVLAANPSPDHVFPLIEREGVTHTALVPALALLWAETAQFMPVDMTGMTVQVGSSKFSAGAAERVSKSLGCRILNVFGIGEGLITSTHPDDPPEIAFHTEGKPICPDDEIRIVDAEDNEVGVGVTGELLTRGPYTIRGYFAAPEHNSRAFTSDGFFRTGDLASMTEDGNIVIEGRLKDIIHHAGEKVSAEEVEGHVLTHPLVRDTAVVGIPDEARDERLCVFVVLSSDAEAAAEPITLRMIRDHIRDRGMATYKLPDELIVVPDLPRTPIGKIDKKALRAGQLQHS; encoded by the coding sequence ATGCTGGATGGGTTCGTGCCGTGGCCACCCGACTTCGCCGAGCGCTACCGCCGGGCCGGTTACTGGAGCGGTAGCTCGCTGGGGCAGCTGCTGGCCGAGCGAGCCGGACAGCACCCGGACAAGGTCGCCGCGGTGGACGCGACCCGCCGCGTCAGCTACGCGGAGCTGGTCGAGGAGTCCGACCGGATCGCCGCCGGCCTGCTCGGGCTCGGCATCGGCCGCCGCGATCGGGTGGTGCTGCACCTGCCGAACGCCATCGAGTTCCTGTCCACCATCTTCGCGCTGTTCAAGCTCGGCGCGATCCCGGTGCTGGCGCTGCCAGGTCACCGCCGGGACGAGATCCTCCACCTGGCGCGCGCCTCGGACGCGGTGGCCTACATCGCCCAGGACCGGGCGCAGGGCTTCGACTACCGGACGCTGGCCCGGGAAGTGCTCGGCGACGCACCGAGCCTCAAGCACGTGGTGATCGTGGGCGAGGCGGAGGAGTTCACGCCGCTGGCCGGGATCGCCCGGTCCGACGTGCGGGAGCTGCCGCCGGTCGACTCGTCCGAAGTGGCGCTGCTGCTGCTCTCGGGCGGCACCACCGGCGTGCCGAAGCTGATCCCGCGGACCCACGACGACTACGCGTACAACATCTTCGCCTGCGCCCGTGCGGTGCAGCTCGACGGAAGCGGCGTCTACCTCGCCGCGAACCCGGTGCCGCACAACGCCGCGCTCGGCTGCCCCGGCGCGCTGGGCGCGCTGCTCCTCGGCGGTAAGGCCGTGCTGGCCGCCAACCCGAGCCCCGACCACGTGTTCCCGCTGATCGAGCGGGAAGGCGTCACGCACACGGCGCTGGTGCCGGCCCTGGCGCTGCTGTGGGCGGAAACGGCCCAGTTCATGCCGGTCGACATGACCGGGATGACCGTGCAGGTGGGCAGCTCGAAGTTCAGCGCGGGCGCGGCGGAGCGGGTCAGCAAGAGCCTCGGGTGCCGCATCCTGAACGTCTTCGGCATCGGCGAGGGCCTGATCACCTCCACGCACCCCGACGACCCGCCGGAGATCGCCTTCCACACCGAGGGCAAGCCGATCTGCCCGGACGACGAGATCCGGATCGTCGACGCCGAGGACAACGAGGTCGGCGTCGGGGTGACCGGCGAACTGCTCACCCGCGGGCCCTACACGATCCGCGGCTACTTCGCCGCGCCGGAGCACAACAGCCGGGCGTTCACCTCGGACGGCTTCTTCCGCACCGGTGACCTGGCCAGCATGACCGAGGACGGCAACATCGTCATCGAGGGCAGGCTGAAGGACATCATCCACCACGCGGGGGAGAAGGTCTCGGCGGAGGAGGTGGAGGGCCACGTGCTGACCCACCCGCTGGTCCGGGACACCGCGGTGGTCGGCATCCCGGACGAGGCGCGCGACGAACGGCTCTGCGTGTTCGTCGTGCTCAGCAGCGATGCGGAGGCCGCGGCGGAGCCGATCACGCTGCGCATGATCAGGGACCACATCCGCGACCGCGGGATGGCGACCTACAAGTTGCCGGACGAGCTGATCGTCGTGCCGGACCTGCCCCGCACGCCGATCGGGAAGATCGACAAGAAGGCGCTGCGCGCCGGTCAGCTGCAGCACAGCTGA
- a CDS encoding thioesterase II family protein produces the protein MNRVPTRDRGWTRALNDVECPAGRLVCFPHSGGSAGTYRDWSSAMPGNVQLLAVQYPGRADRIAEAPAGSIAEMASHVAAELDRLPPARTVLFGHSFGALVAYETARALQSGGEPVHCLFASGASDPWSAGGGTAHEASDDELWSALRELGGIEPEIAEDPEFRDLVLPALRSDIALHETYRPDPGSEPLHCTVRCYYNTEDPLVDGARLDAWAAVGTGPFSLRAWPGGHFQLLSDPAELIDDALRALAEGGVLR, from the coding sequence GTGAACCGAGTGCCGACACGTGACCGGGGCTGGACCCGTGCCCTCAACGACGTGGAGTGCCCAGCAGGCCGGCTGGTCTGCTTCCCGCACTCCGGTGGTTCGGCCGGGACCTACCGCGACTGGTCCTCCGCGATGCCCGGGAACGTTCAGCTGCTGGCCGTGCAGTACCCCGGTCGCGCCGACCGGATCGCCGAAGCCCCGGCGGGCAGCATCGCCGAGATGGCTTCGCACGTCGCCGCCGAACTGGACCGGCTGCCCCCGGCCCGAACTGTCCTCTTCGGACACAGCTTCGGCGCGCTGGTCGCCTACGAGACCGCGAGAGCGCTGCAGTCCGGCGGCGAGCCCGTGCACTGCTTGTTCGCGTCGGGCGCTTCGGACCCCTGGAGTGCGGGCGGCGGGACCGCGCACGAGGCCTCCGACGACGAACTCTGGTCCGCCCTGCGGGAACTCGGCGGCATCGAGCCGGAGATCGCGGAGGACCCCGAGTTCCGCGACCTGGTGCTGCCCGCCCTCCGGTCGGACATCGCGCTCCACGAGACCTACCGCCCGGACCCCGGATCGGAACCGCTGCACTGCACGGTGCGCTGCTACTACAACACCGAGGACCCGCTGGTGGACGGTGCGCGGCTGGACGCGTGGGCCGCGGTCGGCACCGGCCCCTTCAGCCTGCGGGCCTGGCCGGGTGGCCACTTCCAGTTGCTCTCCGACCCGGCCGAGCTGATCGACGACGCCCTCCGGGCGCTGGCGGAAGGTGGAGTTCTGCGATGA
- a CDS encoding SDR family NAD(P)-dependent oxidoreductase: MTLAGKSVVVTGAATGIGRGIAECLLSSDANVTVVGRREEPLRELADEHGDAVAVVAQDICSPGAAERIIATATDRFGGLDAVVNNAGLARFGGLDAIDPAEFDAMFAVNVRAPADLIRCALPWLRAGRGSVVNVSSVGGVLSMPGRAFYGATKAALNSLTRSLARELAPEVRVNAILPGPVDTPMWAGTGLDDAGIQQLRVDLTSSTPMGRFGEDAELGRWVCLLIDPEVSGWITGALIPVDGGRTA; the protein is encoded by the coding sequence ATGACGCTCGCCGGGAAGTCGGTCGTGGTCACCGGCGCGGCCACCGGCATCGGCCGGGGGATCGCCGAATGCCTGCTGAGCTCGGACGCCAACGTGACGGTCGTCGGGCGCCGCGAGGAACCGCTGCGGGAACTCGCCGACGAGCACGGTGACGCCGTCGCGGTCGTGGCGCAGGACATCTGCTCGCCGGGCGCCGCCGAGCGGATCATCGCGACGGCCACCGACCGCTTCGGCGGGCTCGACGCGGTGGTCAACAACGCCGGCCTGGCCCGCTTCGGCGGGCTCGACGCGATCGATCCCGCCGAGTTCGACGCGATGTTCGCGGTCAACGTCCGCGCGCCCGCCGATCTGATCCGGTGCGCGCTGCCGTGGCTGCGCGCCGGCCGCGGCAGCGTCGTCAACGTCTCGTCGGTCGGCGGTGTGCTGTCCATGCCGGGGCGCGCCTTCTACGGCGCGACCAAGGCCGCGCTGAACAGCCTCACGCGTTCGCTGGCGCGGGAGCTCGCCCCAGAAGTGCGGGTGAACGCGATCCTGCCCGGCCCGGTGGACACCCCGATGTGGGCGGGCACCGGGCTCGACGATGCGGGGATCCAGCAGCTGCGGGTCGATCTGACCTCCTCCACCCCGATGGGCCGCTTCGGCGAGGACGCCGAGCTCGGCCGGTGGGTGTGCTTGCTGATCGACCCGGAGGTGTCCGGCTGGATCACCGGTGCGCTGATCCCCGTCGACGGCGGCCGCACCGCGTGA